The nucleotide window CTCCTTCGCGGCTGCCCGGGTCTCGAGGAACGGTACCTTCCGGAGGTCCTCGTCGACGCCGTCGGGCCCCTCCTCCTCGTACTGCTCGGCCCACTCGATGATCTCCTCGTCGGTGACGTAGTTCCGGTTGCCGTCCTCCACGACCGCCCGGTCGGCCTCCTCGAGCACCGACGGCGTGACGGGGTCTCCCTCCTCCCAGTCCTCGGTGTGGCGTTCGAGGTAGTCCACCTGGGTGACGTCGTCGTACTCGGCGATCCAGGACTCGCACTCAGCGTTGCTGGCGTGGCCAAGTTCGAGCCACTCGACCTCCAGGTCCACCTCGGCCGGGGAGTTCCGCTCCTCGGCCTCGTCGTTGGTGATCTTCGGGGCGTAGAGCGTGCCAGCGACGTCCATCGGGTCGTCGTAGCTCGGGATCGGCTCGTTGGCGACGAACTTGTAGATGCCCTTGCTGTCGCCGTCGGAGCAGCCGTAGACGGTCCGCTCGTCGGACTGGACGTCCGGCGCCTCCCAGGCTGCCCGTCCCATCACGTAATACTTGACCGGCTGGGGCGGGTCGGCCGCCGGTTCGCGGAAGTCGACGTGGTAGCCGTACCGGTAGGGGTTCGGGTAGACGTCGCCGATCGGGATCGTGTCGTTCTCCCCGTCCCCGGACCCGTCGACAGGCTCCGCGCCGAGGTAGTACGCGAGGAACTCGACGCCGTCGAGCGCCCAGAACCCCTGCGGGGTGAACGGGTCCTCGTAATACTCGTCGATCGCGTCGACGATGCTGCTCGGGTTCGGCCGATTCCAGAACTGCGCGCCGCCGACGAGGCCGTGGCCGCTCCCGGCCGCCTCGATGTCGCTCACCGTCGCGGTCAGGTTCACCCGGGTGTGCGCGTAGTTCTCCTCGGAGGAGAGCATCGTCCCCCACGGGCTGAGATCGCCGTAGCAGTTGATGCGCGTCCCGCCGAGTTCGCGGAGCGGTCCGGTGTTCGCGAGGTTGATCGCGCCCTCCGGGTCGGCCTCCCACTCGCCGTCGTCCGTGGTGCTGATCGGGATCCGGGAGACGTTCCCGGGGCTGTTCTCCCAGTTTGTGAACAGGTACCCCTCCGTCCCCTCCTCGTCCGTGGGGACGAACTGGTTGCAGTCCGGGTTGGTCGCCGCGTCGCCGTACATCGTCCCGGCGAAGTTATCCGTGGTGAGGTCGGTGCCGTCGGGCGTCTGAGTGACGCCCAGAAGTTCGGACCCTCCGTTGATCGGCTCACGTCCCTTCGCGAGGAAGACGTACTCGCCGTCGCCGGACCGGACGGCACCCTGTTCCGCGTCGGTCTGGGGGGTCGACACTTCGGAGAAGTCGTCGTTGTCGCCGTCGAGGTCGAACTGGAACCCGCTGAAGTAACCCACTCCCGCGCGGTCGTACGGTTCCGGGTTCTCCTCGCTCGGGTGCTGGAGGCTGTAGAGCAGCGACCCGTCCGCGAACACGAACGGGCCCGTCACCTCCGCGCCGAACGCCGTCGTCGAGAA belongs to Halorarum halophilum and includes:
- a CDS encoding alkaline phosphatase PhoX, which codes for MVDMSRRRLMGTSVAAALGASVTGVASADEVEESDTPGAPSVRGELKRFSTTAFGAEVTGPFVFADGSLLYSLQHPSEENPEPYDRAGVGYFSGFQFDLDGDNDDFSEVSTPQTDAEQGAVRSGDGEYVFLAKGREPINGGSELLGVTQTPDGTDLTTDNFAGTMYGDAATNPDCNQFVPTDEEGTEGYLFTNWENSPGNVSRIPISTTDDGEWEADPEGAINLANTGPLRELGGTRINCYGDLSPWGTMLSSEENYAHTRVNLTATVSDIEAAGSGHGLVGGAQFWNRPNPSSIVDAIDEYYEDPFTPQGFWALDGVEFLAYYLGAEPVDGSGDGENDTIPIGDVYPNPYRYGYHVDFREPAADPPQPVKYYVMGRAAWEAPDVQSDERTVYGCSDGDSKGIYKFVANEPIPSYDDPMDVAGTLYAPKITNDEAEERNSPAEVDLEVEWLELGHASNAECESWIAEYDDVTQVDYLERHTEDWEEGDPVTPSVLEEADRAVVEDGNRNYVTDEEIIEWAEQYEEEGPDGVDEDLRKVPFLETRAAAKEIDASIEFNKAEGVDSVDDAGPGDFVYFGISEFNDDLANDVGDVRMDRVDGGVVYRAELEPDYDVSTLEPVITGPDFTDPPEDADDALRNVDNVYAMDDGRLICCEDGFGGPARSYPNDGLYVYQPNVLVDVGSIDLRTGDTGTTELYASAFPSGVSEGRVTVSLSDHTVASIIDVSVHDDLSSSEHSISPDGSSATLGFADPDGNVQPGGNEVTLASLTLRARGPGTTDLDVDVHRLDDQDGDAIDVEARSGVLVSETDGRGPCADDDGTAGSDSSSDDAGDE